From the genome of Agrobacterium tumefaciens:
CAATCGATCACCGGCTTATCGCAGATCTCATTTTCGCCAACTCGGAACAGTGGAGCGAGTTTCAGCGGGTTCGCCGCAAAAATCCCGGTCTAATTCGCGGCACCGCGATCTTCCTGGCAATTGCGCTCTTCCAGACGCAGCGCGGCCTGTATTACCTGGTGCGGGCCATGAAACCGGAAACCCCAGCGCCAGCTCCAGCAAAATCAGCCGGAGCGTCGAAATGATCAGACGGTACCTCTCCGCGGGATTGTTCTGGAGCCTCATTGCAAGCTGTGCTTTTGCGCAGTCGTCCCCGTTTGACATGTCACCTGAAAGGCCTGCAGGTTCTTCGCCCGCGCCCGTTCCTTCGCGTCCACCTTCTCCGGTTCAGCCCCCGATCGCAGTGCCGCCAGTCGTCCAACCCGTGGCCCCCCAGCCGGTCCAGCCACCGCAGGTTCGGTCGCAATCTCCATTGCCCGCACCCATTCCACCGGCGGTATCGACCCCCGCCACGGTAAAGGTTGAGCAAGGCGGAGACACTCGCCGCTATGTCTTGCCCTACGAAAAGCTTACGCTGTCGGGCGAGATGGATCAGCGGCAGTGGAGTTTTTATCTGACACCGGAGCAGGTGAACGCTGCGGTTTCACTGAACATCGGTTACCAGAACGCCGTCGTGGTTGCGCCGGAAAGCTCTACGCTTCAGCTCAGCTTGAACAACGTGCCGCTTGAAGCCGTTAAGATAGAGGCCCCAGATGTCGAGGGAACTGTTTCTCTAAAAATCCCTCAAGGCGTTTTGCAGACGGGTGCGAATATCCTGACGCTCGGAGCCGAACAACGACATCGAACCGATTGCACCATCCAGTCAACTTACGATCTCTGGACCGAGATCGATCCTGCAAAAACCTACATCGACTTTAATTCCAACGTCTCAGGCCGATTTACAAACCTTGACGATATTCAGGCGACGGGCCTGGACGAGAATGCGGCGACATCGATCGAGATCGTTGCTCCGGGCCTGGCAAACCCGGCCTTTGCGAGTTCGCTTTTGAGGCTTTCGCAGGCGCTGGCGTTAAGAACGCAGATGCCAAACCAGAATATTCGGATCGTGTCGACGTTGCCGCTGGAGCGAAAGGCCGGAACGCTTGTCGTTCTGGTTGGCACTGCACGCGAACTTGCGGCTATTAGCAAAAACCTGCCTCCAGAGGCGTTCACAGCAGCCTTCGCGGACTTTGAGAACGGCGTCGTCGATAATCTCTCTCCTTTGCTCGTTTCGGGTCCGACACTTCAGGCGGTCGATTCAGCCATCGAAACCCTTTTCACGCCGATGGTGCGTGCTCCAGGAACACAACGCGCGACACTTGCGACAAAAGCCTGGCATGCTCCGGATGTTCCTCTTGTCCTGTCTGATCGGCGCATCCCGCTTTCTGAACTCGGGCTGCAAAGCAGCGAGTTCGCCGGTCGCCGCTTCCGGACAGACTTCTATATCGGGATGCCGGCTGACTTTTATGCTTCCGCCTACGGAGAAGCATCGTTGCTGCTGGACGCTGCCTACTCCTCGAAGGTGCTTCCGGGCAGCCATATCGACATTTACGTCAATGGCAATATCGCCTCGACCGTGCCGATTTCCAACAATGGCGGCGGGATTTTCAGGCATTTGCCGATCAAGGTGACGATGCGGCATTTTCAGCCCGGACCGAACCGGGTCACCCTTGAGGCTGTCCTTATGACGGCTGAGGATCAGGCTTGTGCGCCTGGTGCGACGACCAGTCCAACCCCGCGTTTTGCGTTGTTTGATACCTCCGAAATGCATATTCCAGATTATGCGCGCGTTGGGCGCAAGCCAGATCTGGCGGCGATGGCCGGTACTGGCAGGCCTTATCCGAGAGGCGAGGACCCGGTTGCTGTTTCCCTCGATCGCTTCGAGGCCGATACCATGTCGGCGGCGGCAACGCTGGTCAGTCGAATTGCAGTTGCCTCCGGACGACCGATGGAAATTGAGACCGTGGCGTCTCCGATGGTGATCGGTGACCGTGACGCGTTATTTGTCGGCATGATCTCTCAACTTCCGCAGGCTCTGATAAGTCAGTTCAACTTAGCGCCAACAAGTCAGGTGGCGTGGAAAACCGGGACTACGGCACAGGCCCCAGCCCAAAACCAGAATGTCCTTTTCGACCAATGGCGTGAGCGCGTGGATGGAGGAATTTGGCAAGGGCAGGTGTCGTCCCTCGAAGAATGGCTGAAACGGAATTTCGATCTCAGTTCGGATACGTTGCGTTTCCTGCCATCGGCTGAACAGTCTTATTCGCCGCCGGACAATGTTTCGTTTATGCTGGCACAGGGGCTAAGCCCTTCGGGCGAGGGGGTCTGGACGCTGGCGACAGCCCCGACTGCCACCGAGCTTCGTGAAGGTGTCTCGGCCATGACACATGAGGATCGTTGGCGGCAGGTTTCGGGCCGTGTTGCCGCTTACGATGGAAATGCCGACAATATCGAGACGGTCGAGGTCGAGCGTCCTCATATGGATATCAGGCAGCCATTTTCGATCTGGAACTGGAGGCTTATTGCTGCCAACTGGCTTTCTTCAAACGTCTTCTCCTATTCGTTGGCCTTCATTGGCTTTGTAACGATCCTTGGGATCGCAACGTTCTCGATGTTGCGGCTGATGGGGCGAAAGCGATGATAAAGGTTTTGCTCGTCAGGCTGCTGATTGTGTTGCCGTTGTCCTTTTCGCTTTTTATGCCACTCACTGGAGTGGCCAGAGCTGCTTCGATAGATTCGCAGGCATGGGCTGCTTATAAGGGTGCCTTCCTCGATCCGGGTGGCCGCATTCTGGACACGGGAAATGGCAACATCAGCCATAGCGAAGGCCAGGGCTACGGCATGTGGCTCGCCGTTCTCGCAGACAACATGGCCGATTTCGAACTGATCTGGAGTTTCACACGCACAGAGCTTCTCGTCCGCAACGATGGTCTTGCCGCCTGGAAGTGGGATCCAAATGCCAAACCTCACGTCAGTGACATCAATAACGCGACGGATGGGGACATCCTGATTGCTTATGCTCTGGCGCTTGCCGCGGGCCAGTGGGACCGGCTTGATTACGCTCAGGCTTCTGCGGCTATTGCGTCAGCAATCCTGAAAAATGCGGTGGTACAATACGGCGGAAAAACCTTGCTCCTTCCCGCAGTCAGTGGTTTCGGGGCTGACGATCGTAGCGATGGACCTGTCGTCAATCCGTCCTATCTGATCTTTGAGGCTTTCCCCGTCCTAAACGTCGTCTCGCCCTCACCACTCTGGCAAGGGCTGACTGACGAAGGGTTGGCCCAGATCGACGCGTTCGCGTTCGGCCCGCGCAACCTCCCCGCGGACTGGGTCTCCGTGAAGACAAAACCGCAGCCCGCTAAGGCCTTTCCGGCTGAGTTCGGTTATAATGCCGTCCGTATCCCGCTTTATCTCGTGCGCGCGCAGCAAGGTTCTTCCGCGCTTCTGGCAAGGTTAGGCAAGGGAATGGCGTCTGACGGCGGGGTTGCGGGTACATTTGATTTGAAAAGCGGTGATGCAAAAGATGTGTTGGCCGACCCTGGCTATCGCATCATCGTGGGGCTCGCCGAGTGTGCGGCCAGTGGAAATCCCGTGGCTGAAGACATGAAGAACTTTAAGCCAAC
Proteins encoded in this window:
- a CDS encoding endoglucanase; the encoded protein is MIKVLLVRLLIVLPLSFSLFMPLTGVARAASIDSQAWAAYKGAFLDPGGRILDTGNGNISHSEGQGYGMWLAVLADNMADFELIWSFTRTELLVRNDGLAAWKWDPNAKPHVSDINNATDGDILIAYALALAAGQWDRLDYAQASAAIASAILKNAVVQYGGKTLLLPAVSGFGADDRSDGPVVNPSYLIFEAFPVLNVVSPSPLWQGLTDEGLAQIDAFAFGPRNLPADWVSVKTKPQPAKAFPAEFGYNAVRIPLYLVRAQQGSSALLARLGKGMASDGGVAGTFDLKSGDAKDVLADPGYRIIVGLAECAASGNPVAEDMKNFKPTLYYPSTLHLLALSYLSTKNGACR
- a CDS encoding cellulose biosynthesis cyclic di-GMP-binding regulatory protein BcsB, with amino-acid sequence MIRRYLSAGLFWSLIASCAFAQSSPFDMSPERPAGSSPAPVPSRPPSPVQPPIAVPPVVQPVAPQPVQPPQVRSQSPLPAPIPPAVSTPATVKVEQGGDTRRYVLPYEKLTLSGEMDQRQWSFYLTPEQVNAAVSLNIGYQNAVVVAPESSTLQLSLNNVPLEAVKIEAPDVEGTVSLKIPQGVLQTGANILTLGAEQRHRTDCTIQSTYDLWTEIDPAKTYIDFNSNVSGRFTNLDDIQATGLDENAATSIEIVAPGLANPAFASSLLRLSQALALRTQMPNQNIRIVSTLPLERKAGTLVVLVGTARELAAISKNLPPEAFTAAFADFENGVVDNLSPLLVSGPTLQAVDSAIETLFTPMVRAPGTQRATLATKAWHAPDVPLVLSDRRIPLSELGLQSSEFAGRRFRTDFYIGMPADFYASAYGEASLLLDAAYSSKVLPGSHIDIYVNGNIASTVPISNNGGGIFRHLPIKVTMRHFQPGPNRVTLEAVLMTAEDQACAPGATTSPTPRFALFDTSEMHIPDYARVGRKPDLAAMAGTGRPYPRGEDPVAVSLDRFEADTMSAAATLVSRIAVASGRPMEIETVASPMVIGDRDALFVGMISQLPQALISQFNLAPTSQVAWKTGTTAQAPAQNQNVLFDQWRERVDGGIWQGQVSSLEEWLKRNFDLSSDTLRFLPSAEQSYSPPDNVSFMLAQGLSPSGEGVWTLATAPTATELREGVSAMTHEDRWRQVSGRVAAYDGNADNIETVEVERPHMDIRQPFSIWNWRLIAANWLSSNVFSYSLAFIGFVTILGIATFSMLRLMGRKR